A genomic window from Streptomyces sp. HUAS YS2 includes:
- a CDS encoding TetR/AcrR family transcriptional regulator, whose product MSTAQGRRRGRPPATVNGRTAPERLLDAALQLFAEKGFEGTSVQDVVRAAGVTKGAMYHYFPSKDDLLHEIYLRVLRMQTEHLDAVVATGLPVAERVHAAVVDVVVTSIENIESTTIFFRSLHQLAEENQRQVRRERRRYHETFRALIIEGQQEGVFREDVSAELAVDYCFGSVHHLPMWWRPEGVASPAEVARTFADLFVAGILAR is encoded by the coding sequence GTGTCCACCGCGCAGGGCCGCCGGCGGGGCCGGCCGCCGGCGACCGTCAACGGCCGCACCGCTCCGGAGCGGTTGCTGGACGCCGCCCTGCAACTCTTCGCGGAGAAGGGCTTCGAGGGCACCTCGGTGCAGGACGTGGTGCGCGCCGCGGGGGTCACCAAGGGCGCGATGTACCACTACTTCCCGTCCAAGGACGACCTGCTCCACGAGATCTACCTCCGGGTGCTGCGGATGCAGACCGAGCACCTCGACGCCGTGGTGGCGACGGGTCTCCCGGTCGCGGAGCGCGTCCACGCGGCGGTGGTGGACGTCGTGGTGACCTCGATCGAGAACATCGAGAGCACCACCATCTTCTTCCGGTCGCTGCACCAGCTCGCCGAGGAGAACCAGCGGCAGGTACGGCGCGAGCGCCGGCGCTATCACGAGACCTTCCGGGCGCTCATCATCGAGGGACAGCAGGAGGGCGTGTTCCGCGAGGACGTCAGCGCGGAGCTTGCCGTCGACTACTGCTTCGGCTCGGTGCACCACCTCCCGATGTGGTGGCGTCCCGAGGGCGTCGCCTCGCCCGCCGAGGTCGCCCGTACGTTCGCCGACCTCTTCGTCGCGGGCATCCTCGCCCGCTGA
- a CDS encoding TetR/AcrR family transcriptional regulator has protein sequence MVENPVTSQLASRPAPVQRRGVLRAQAILDAAEQILAEEGYEASTLGAIGKRAGIPTPSVYHYFADRNEVDAALLERHSRDIDALVAEAADDPELGTLREVIDALVDPQIAYCREHPGVVELWYAPGRSPMLVELEEAWGRAQAERLWRYLRERELIAEDTPLLAVEVAYEAADRIFGVAFQRSETGDQATVDEARRLMTAYLETYAPEAPKTSRRRR, from the coding sequence ATGGTCGAGAATCCGGTGACGTCCCAGCTGGCCTCACGTCCGGCGCCCGTGCAGCGCCGGGGTGTGCTGCGTGCGCAGGCGATCCTGGACGCCGCCGAGCAGATCCTCGCCGAGGAGGGGTACGAGGCCTCCACGCTCGGCGCCATCGGCAAGCGGGCCGGCATTCCCACACCGTCCGTCTACCACTACTTCGCCGACCGGAACGAGGTGGACGCGGCGCTCCTGGAGCGCCACAGCCGGGACATCGACGCGCTCGTCGCGGAAGCGGCGGACGATCCCGAACTCGGCACCCTGCGCGAGGTGATCGACGCGCTCGTCGACCCGCAGATCGCCTACTGCCGCGAGCACCCGGGCGTGGTGGAGCTGTGGTACGCCCCGGGCCGCAGCCCGATGCTGGTGGAGCTCGAGGAGGCGTGGGGCAGGGCGCAGGCCGAGCGGCTCTGGCGCTACCTGCGCGAGCGCGAGCTGATCGCCGAGGACACCCCACTGCTCGCCGTGGAGGTCGCCTACGAGGCCGCCGACCGGATCTTCGGGGTCGCGTTCCAGCGGTCGGAGACCGGCGACCAGGCCACGGTCGACGAGGCGCGGCGCCTCATGACCGCCTACCTGGAGACGTACGCGCCGGAGGCCCCGAAGACTTCGCGGCGACGGCGCTAG
- a CDS encoding ABC1 kinase family protein, translating to MWITGALVGALVFLLVVVAPAVVGRRLLGVRAGAVRVATAGACGLTVSGGLFGPRLEESGELAPLLSLMVGVGMVASMMVLVALDIVVPVGAVRPLGWAQSVRGRIARARRYSGVVRIAGRHGLGPYLRGRRRAPGTRHELLARELRQALQAGGTTFVKLGQLMSTRRDLLPEVYVEELSLLQDQVPPAPWSEVETQLRESLGAPVQEVFATFERVPLAAASIAQVHAAVLRDGTEVVVKVQRPGIPELVERDLDIVGRLAAALSERTAWGRGLGLKELAQGFAVALREELDFRVEARNMTAVRRAAEARRGSGVAFPVLYGQFSTERVLVMSRVEGTSLGKAVPDDDRHGARLAETLLDTLLDQIMLDGVFHADPHPGNILLQPDGTAALLDFGSVGRIDAGLRESMGGLFLAVDRGDPLALREALLEITDRPEDVDEQRLLRMLGQFSARHLGSGAAPDVEMFSDLFRLVADFRLAVPPEIAAVFRALATLEGTLVRLSPGFNMLEASRTYASARLTDRLGPQSARDTARDELIALLPVLRRLPRRLDRLGGALEEGRLGVNVRLFADPRDRRVVGELVGRVVHAFVGIFLGFAGLRLLGMDGGPRVSESLGLYGLLGFNLLLLSAVLVLRTVYVTSRPMD from the coding sequence ATGTGGATTACCGGTGCGCTGGTCGGGGCGCTTGTCTTCTTGCTCGTGGTGGTGGCCCCTGCGGTGGTGGGGCGGCGCTTGCTGGGGGTGCGCGCGGGGGCGGTGCGGGTCGCGACGGCGGGGGCGTGCGGGCTCACGGTGTCCGGGGGGCTGTTCGGTCCCCGGCTGGAGGAGTCGGGGGAACTCGCGCCGCTGCTGTCCCTGATGGTCGGGGTGGGGATGGTCGCCTCGATGATGGTGCTCGTCGCGCTGGACATCGTGGTCCCCGTGGGCGCCGTACGGCCGCTCGGATGGGCACAGTCGGTACGGGGGCGGATCGCGCGGGCGCGGCGGTACTCCGGTGTGGTGCGGATCGCCGGCCGGCACGGGCTCGGGCCGTATCTGCGGGGCCGGCGACGCGCGCCCGGGACCCGGCACGAGTTGCTGGCGCGGGAGCTGCGGCAGGCGTTGCAGGCCGGCGGGACCACGTTCGTGAAGCTGGGGCAGCTTATGTCTACCCGGCGGGACCTGCTGCCCGAGGTGTACGTCGAGGAGCTCAGCCTGCTTCAGGACCAGGTGCCGCCCGCGCCGTGGAGCGAGGTCGAGACGCAGCTCCGGGAAAGCCTGGGAGCGCCTGTGCAGGAGGTGTTCGCCACGTTCGAACGGGTCCCGCTGGCGGCGGCCTCCATCGCGCAGGTGCACGCGGCCGTCCTGCGGGACGGCACCGAGGTCGTCGTCAAGGTGCAGCGGCCCGGGATACCGGAACTCGTGGAACGCGACCTGGACATCGTCGGGCGCCTGGCCGCCGCTCTGAGCGAGCGCACCGCCTGGGGGCGCGGTCTGGGGCTGAAGGAACTGGCGCAGGGCTTCGCCGTCGCGCTGCGCGAGGAGCTGGACTTCCGCGTCGAGGCTCGCAACATGACCGCGGTGCGACGGGCCGCGGAGGCTCGCCGCGGCTCCGGCGTCGCCTTCCCCGTCCTGTACGGGCAGTTCAGCACGGAGCGTGTCCTCGTCATGAGCCGGGTCGAGGGCACCTCGCTCGGCAAGGCGGTCCCCGACGACGACCGACACGGCGCCCGGCTGGCCGAGACCCTGCTCGACACGCTGCTCGACCAGATCATGCTGGACGGCGTCTTCCACGCCGATCCGCACCCCGGCAACATCCTGCTCCAGCCCGACGGCACGGCCGCCCTGCTCGACTTCGGATCCGTCGGCCGGATCGACGCCGGGCTCCGCGAGTCGATGGGCGGCCTGTTCCTCGCCGTCGACCGCGGCGATCCGCTCGCCCTGCGCGAGGCGCTCCTGGAGATCACCGACCGCCCCGAGGACGTCGACGAACAGCGGCTGTTGCGCATGCTCGGCCAGTTCAGCGCCCGCCATCTCGGGAGCGGAGCCGCGCCCGACGTGGAGATGTTCAGCGATCTGTTCCGGCTGGTGGCCGACTTCCGGCTGGCGGTTCCCCCGGAGATCGCTGCCGTGTTCCGGGCCCTGGCCACCCTGGAGGGCACACTGGTCCGCCTCTCCCCCGGATTCAACATGCTGGAGGCGTCCCGTACGTACGCCTCGGCCCGGCTCACCGACCGGCTGGGACCGCAGAGTGCCCGTGACACCGCCCGCGACGAACTGATCGCACTGTTGCCCGTCCTGCGACGGCTGCCGCGCCGCCTCGACCGCCTGGGCGGTGCGCTCGAGGAGGGGCGGCTCGGGGTCAACGTGCGGCTCTTCGCCGATCCCCGCGACCGGCGGGTCGTCGGCGAGCTCGTCGGGCGGGTGGTGCACGCCTTCGTCGGGATCTTCCTCGGGTTCGCGGGCCTTCGGCTCCTGGGCATGGACGGCGGGCCGCGTGTGAGCGAAAGCCTCGGACTGTACGGGCTGCTGGGCTTCAACCTCCTGCTGCTCTCCGCCGTCCTCGTCCTCCGTACCGTCTATGTCACCAGCCGGCCCATGGATTGA
- a CDS encoding DUF4436 family protein encodes MTPPPDPPRPSRFKASLLPILIPIAVLIVVAVGVGSWLQYRERQEIDTVHTVGSGATDRVDVEATVQRVDAAARELLLRVRVTPLGNLGEAGGTAPVADLSLQTSTQTLGDLTFPAHERLATKDVKVAITGGSISDYPFDAYETEIGFWAVLGGEQVPVRMRFSSNDTLFAVFPTPTTSAEEAVLALDLTRSASLLVFAVFMMVVMWALAASVLIGAWYLTTRKQGLLWPALAWMAATLFALSAFRNTAPGTPPIGCVLDWFAFLWAETVIALCLIAVVLAGVRTALTQDTAART; translated from the coding sequence ATGACCCCACCGCCGGACCCACCCCGCCCGAGCCGCTTCAAGGCGTCGCTCCTGCCGATCCTGATCCCCATCGCGGTCCTGATCGTGGTGGCGGTGGGCGTGGGGTCGTGGCTGCAGTACCGCGAGAGGCAGGAGATCGACACGGTCCACACGGTCGGTTCCGGAGCCACCGACCGCGTGGACGTGGAGGCCACGGTCCAACGCGTGGACGCCGCGGCCAGGGAGCTGCTGCTGCGCGTGCGGGTCACCCCGCTCGGGAACCTCGGTGAGGCGGGCGGCACGGCCCCGGTGGCCGATCTCAGCCTCCAGACCTCCACGCAGACCCTCGGCGACCTGACGTTCCCGGCGCACGAGCGGCTCGCGACCAAGGACGTGAAGGTCGCGATCACGGGCGGATCGATCAGCGACTACCCGTTCGACGCCTACGAGACCGAGATCGGGTTCTGGGCGGTGCTGGGTGGCGAACAGGTGCCGGTACGGATGCGGTTCTCCAGCAACGACACGCTCTTCGCGGTCTTCCCGACCCCCACGACCTCGGCGGAGGAAGCCGTCCTGGCGCTGGACCTGACCCGATCGGCCAGCCTGCTCGTCTTCGCGGTCTTCATGATGGTCGTGATGTGGGCGCTGGCGGCGTCCGTGCTCATCGGCGCCTGGTACCTGACGACCCGCAAGCAGGGTCTGCTCTGGCCCGCCCTCGCCTGGATGGCCGCCACCCTGTTCGCCCTCTCGGCCTTCCGCAACACCGCGCCCGGCACACCCCCGATCGGCTGTGTGCTGGACTGGTTCGCCTTCCTGTGGGCCGAGACCGTCATCGCCCTCTGCCTGATCGCCGTGGTGCTCGCCGGCGTCCGCACCGCCCTGACCCAGGACACCGCCGCCCGCACCTAG
- a CDS encoding S1 family peptidase, with protein MKKPLAGALLALLLTGAAAAPAVASAPQDTADRAAAPASRDRAATAVAVDFAGTVALSNCSGSVVRTPSSLPTDPALVLSNGHCLETGFPAAGEVVKDQRSSRSFTLLNSSGSKAGTLRASKIAYATMTDTDVSIYQLTKTYAQIQSQYGINALTLDDAHPTQGAAIKVVSGYWKRIYSCNVDGFVYRLKEGEWTWKDSVRYTSSCNTIGGTSGSPVIDTATGRVVAVNNTGNESGESCTVNNPCEVDESGAVTVRQGINYAQQTYTIVPCIGAGNVIDLNRAGCLLPKP; from the coding sequence ATGAAGAAGCCTCTCGCCGGCGCCCTGCTCGCCCTGCTCCTGACAGGAGCGGCGGCAGCCCCGGCCGTGGCCTCCGCACCCCAGGACACGGCCGACCGGGCCGCGGCCCCCGCATCTCGGGACCGGGCCGCGACGGCCGTCGCCGTCGACTTCGCGGGAACGGTCGCGCTCAGCAACTGTTCCGGCTCCGTCGTGCGCACGCCCAGCTCCCTGCCGACCGACCCGGCCCTCGTCCTCTCCAACGGGCACTGCCTGGAGACCGGCTTCCCGGCGGCCGGTGAGGTCGTCAAGGACCAGCGGTCCAGCCGCTCGTTCACGCTGCTCAACTCGTCCGGCTCCAAGGCCGGGACGCTTCGGGCGAGCAAGATCGCGTACGCCACGATGACCGACACGGACGTCTCGATCTACCAGCTGACCAAGACCTACGCGCAGATCCAGAGCCAGTACGGCATCAATGCCCTGACCCTCGACGACGCCCACCCGACCCAGGGTGCGGCGATCAAGGTGGTCTCCGGGTACTGGAAGCGGATCTACAGCTGCAACGTCGACGGATTCGTCTACCGCCTGAAGGAGGGCGAGTGGACCTGGAAGGACTCGGTCCGCTACACCTCCTCGTGCAACACCATCGGCGGCACTTCCGGCTCGCCGGTGATCGACACGGCCACCGGCAGGGTCGTCGCCGTCAACAACACTGGCAACGAGAGCGGTGAGAGCTGCACCGTGAACAACCCGTGCGAGGTCGACGAGAGTGGTGCCGTGACGGTCCGCCAGGGCATCAACTACGCCCAGCAGACGTACACGATCGTTCCCTGCATCGGCGCCGGGAACGTCATCGACCTGAACCGTGCCGGCTGCCTTCTGCCGAAGCCGTAG
- the pntB gene encoding Re/Si-specific NAD(P)(+) transhydrogenase subunit beta: MSATLAAQAAYLVAALLFILALAGLSKHESARLGNAFGMLGMGVALVATVVLAVDGDVSTAGLGLMALAMLVGAVIGVQRARGVEMTGMPELIALLHSFVGLAAVLVSWNGFLNVEFDPNGHEAEALDALGTLGIHHAEVFIGLFIGAVTFTGSIVANLKLSAKINSKPLMLPGKNALNLGALALFIALTVWFVITPELWLLITVTVLALALGWHLVASIGGGDMPVVVSMLNSYSGWAAAASGFLLGNDLLIITGALVGSSGAYLSYIMCKAMNRSFLSVIAGGFGIEAPAGADVDYGEHTEITAQGAAELLGSARSVVITPGYGMAVAQAQYPVAELTSKLRAKGVDVRFGIHPVAGRLPGHMNVLLAEAKVPYDVVLEMDEINEDFARTDVVLVIGANDTVNPAGAEDASSPLAGMPVLTVWEAERVIVFKRSMASGYAGVQNPLFFKENTSMLFGDAKDRVEAIVGAL, from the coding sequence ATGTCTGCGACCCTTGCCGCCCAGGCGGCCTACCTTGTTGCCGCGCTGCTGTTCATCCTCGCGCTGGCAGGACTCTCCAAGCACGAGTCGGCGCGGCTCGGCAACGCGTTCGGCATGCTCGGCATGGGCGTCGCGCTCGTCGCGACGGTCGTGCTCGCGGTCGACGGCGACGTCAGCACCGCCGGCCTCGGCCTGATGGCCCTGGCGATGCTGGTCGGCGCAGTGATCGGTGTGCAGCGGGCGCGCGGTGTCGAGATGACGGGCATGCCCGAGCTGATCGCGCTGCTGCACTCCTTCGTCGGTCTGGCGGCCGTGCTGGTCAGCTGGAACGGCTTCCTGAACGTCGAGTTCGACCCGAACGGCCACGAGGCCGAGGCGCTGGACGCGCTCGGCACCCTGGGCATCCACCACGCCGAGGTGTTCATCGGCCTGTTCATCGGCGCGGTGACCTTCACCGGCTCCATCGTGGCGAACCTGAAGCTCTCGGCGAAGATCAACTCCAAGCCGCTGATGCTGCCGGGCAAGAACGCCCTGAACCTCGGCGCGCTGGCCCTGTTCATCGCCCTGACCGTGTGGTTCGTCATCACGCCGGAGCTGTGGCTGCTGATCACCGTGACGGTCCTGGCGCTGGCGCTGGGCTGGCACCTGGTCGCCTCGATCGGCGGCGGCGACATGCCGGTCGTGGTCTCGATGCTCAACAGCTACTCCGGCTGGGCCGCGGCGGCCTCCGGCTTCCTGCTCGGCAACGACCTGCTGATCATCACCGGCGCGCTGGTCGGCTCCTCCGGTGCCTACCTGTCGTACATCATGTGCAAGGCCATGAACCGCTCGTTCCTCTCGGTCATCGCCGGCGGTTTCGGCATCGAGGCTCCCGCGGGTGCGGACGTCGACTACGGCGAGCACACGGAGATCACCGCGCAGGGCGCCGCCGAACTCCTCGGTTCGGCCCGGTCCGTGGTCATCACGCCCGGCTACGGCATGGCCGTGGCACAGGCGCAGTACCCGGTCGCGGAGCTCACCTCGAAGCTGCGCGCGAAGGGCGTCGACGTACGGTTCGGCATCCACCCGGTCGCCGGTCGCCTTCCCGGCCACATGAACGTCCTGCTGGCCGAGGCCAAGGTGCCGTACGACGTCGTGCTCGAAATGGACGAGATCAACGAGGACTTCGCCAGGACCGACGTCGTCCTCGTCATCGGCGCCAACGACACCGTCAACCCGGCCGGGGCCGAGGACGCGTCCAGCCCGCTCGCCGGCATGCCGGTCCTCACGGTGTGGGAGGCGGAGCGGGTGATCGTGTTCAAGCGCTCGATGGCCTCCGGCTACGCGGGTGTGCAGAACCCGCTGTTCTTCAAGGAGAACACCTCGATGCTCTTCGGCGACGCGAAGGACCGGGTCGAGGCCATCGTCGGCGCGCTCTGA
- a CDS encoding Re/Si-specific NAD(P)(+) transhydrogenase subunit alpha, whose translation MIVGVLKEARAGESRVAATPATIEQIRKLGYDVVVDPGAGVAAGFTDSAYELAGATVGDATAADVVLGVNAPAPAQLDGVRSEATVIALFAPAFDPAMVEDLGRRPFTALSMDAVPRISRAQSMDVLSSMANIAGYRAVVEAAHEFGRFFTGQVTAAGKVPPAKVLVAGAGVAGLAAIGASGSLGAIVRATDPRPEVADQVRSLGGEYLSIESPEVEVSKTGYAKEMGDDYKAREVELYAAQCREVDIVITTALIPGRPAPTLITADMVASMKPGSVIVDMAAANGGNVEGTVKGEKVVTENGVTIIGYTDLAGRLPAQASQLYGTNLVNLLKLMTPDKDGRLVLDWDDAVQRSITVVREGESAWPPPPVQVSAAPAPAPAATAVEAPKPQKAPMTAGQKFGGVALGALALFLTAAFAPAALLPHVTVFVLAIVIGYYVIGHVHHALHTPLMSVTNAISGIIVVGAVLQIGHSSTAVTVLSFVAILLASINVFGGFAVTRRMLAMFNRS comes from the coding sequence GTGATTGTCGGAGTCCTCAAGGAAGCGCGGGCGGGTGAGAGTCGCGTCGCGGCCACGCCGGCCACGATCGAACAGATCCGCAAACTGGGGTACGACGTCGTCGTCGACCCGGGCGCGGGCGTCGCGGCGGGCTTCACCGACAGCGCCTACGAGCTCGCCGGCGCCACCGTCGGCGACGCGACCGCCGCTGACGTGGTGCTGGGCGTCAACGCCCCCGCTCCGGCACAGCTGGACGGGGTCCGGTCCGAGGCGACCGTGATCGCGCTGTTCGCGCCGGCGTTCGACCCGGCCATGGTCGAGGACCTGGGCCGCCGGCCGTTCACCGCGCTCTCGATGGACGCCGTGCCGCGCATCAGCCGGGCCCAGTCCATGGACGTGCTGTCGTCGATGGCGAACATCGCCGGTTACCGGGCCGTGGTCGAGGCGGCGCACGAGTTCGGGCGCTTCTTCACCGGCCAGGTGACCGCGGCGGGCAAGGTGCCGCCGGCGAAGGTGCTCGTCGCGGGCGCGGGCGTCGCCGGTCTGGCGGCGATCGGCGCGTCCGGCTCGCTCGGCGCGATCGTCCGGGCGACCGACCCGCGGCCCGAGGTGGCCGACCAGGTCCGGTCGCTGGGCGGCGAGTACCTGTCGATCGAGTCCCCGGAGGTGGAGGTCTCGAAGACGGGCTACGCCAAGGAGATGGGCGACGACTACAAGGCGCGCGAGGTCGAGCTCTACGCCGCGCAGTGCCGCGAGGTCGACATCGTCATCACCACCGCGCTGATCCCGGGACGCCCCGCCCCGACGCTGATCACCGCGGACATGGTGGCGAGCATGAAGCCGGGTTCGGTGATCGTCGACATGGCGGCCGCCAACGGCGGCAACGTCGAGGGCACCGTGAAGGGCGAGAAGGTCGTCACGGAGAACGGTGTGACGATCATCGGCTACACGGATCTGGCGGGCCGCCTGCCGGCGCAGGCCTCGCAGCTGTACGGCACGAACCTGGTGAACCTCCTGAAGCTGATGACGCCGGACAAGGACGGCCGGCTGGTCCTCGACTGGGACGACGCGGTGCAGCGCTCGATCACGGTCGTACGCGAGGGCGAGTCGGCCTGGCCGCCCCCGCCCGTCCAGGTCTCCGCCGCCCCGGCACCCGCGCCCGCGGCGACCGCGGTCGAGGCGCCGAAGCCGCAGAAGGCGCCGATGACGGCCGGGCAGAAGTTCGGCGGCGTGGCCCTCGGCGCCCTGGCGCTGTTCCTCACCGCCGCGTTCGCCCCCGCGGCGCTGCTGCCCCACGTCACGGTCTTCGTGCTCGCGATCGTGATCGGCTACTACGTGATCGGGCACGTGCACCACGCGCTGCACACGCCGCTGATGTCGGTGACGAACGCGATCTCCGGGATCATCGTCGTCGGCGCGGTTCTGCAGATCGGCCACTCGAGCACGGCGGTCACCGTGCTGTCGTTCGTGGCGATCCTTCTGGCCAGTATCAATGTCTTCGGCGGCTTCGCGGTGACGCGTCGCATGCTCGCCATGTTCAACCGGAGCTGA
- a CDS encoding MBL fold metallo-hydrolase: MNQPATGCTTAEYGRVSVLFGAERGAYPYGNSLLVRGATASLVVDPSLSLVGAAPPADLVLVSHAHEDHIAGLGGYDVPVHVHQGDLEALRSRDVLVAGFGLPAEAAEELDRTMRDRFHVQGRPDATGFEDGAVFDLGGRTVTVVHLPGHTAGHSGFLIEPDGFLFVADIDLTSFGPYYGDVGSSLVDFEASMRRCREIDARWYGTSHQKGVIEGPAEFRRRLDAFTDVVEQRDATLLAFLGEPRTVEEIVEHRLVYRAHVEGPQVGPVERRTAEQHLDRLTRRGMVTEAEEGRFRAT, encoded by the coding sequence ATGAACCAGCCCGCCACGGGATGTACGACAGCGGAGTACGGCCGGGTCAGCGTGCTGTTCGGCGCGGAGCGGGGCGCCTACCCGTACGGCAACTCGCTGCTCGTACGCGGCGCAACCGCCTCCCTGGTCGTCGATCCGTCGCTGTCGCTCGTCGGGGCGGCGCCGCCCGCGGACCTGGTCCTCGTGAGCCACGCCCACGAGGACCACATCGCCGGGCTCGGCGGCTACGACGTGCCGGTCCACGTCCACCAGGGCGATCTCGAGGCGCTGCGGTCCCGCGACGTTCTCGTCGCCGGGTTCGGCCTTCCGGCCGAGGCGGCCGAGGAGCTCGACCGGACGATGCGCGACCGGTTCCACGTCCAGGGGCGTCCCGACGCGACGGGATTCGAGGACGGTGCCGTGTTCGACCTCGGCGGACGCACGGTGACCGTCGTGCACCTCCCCGGCCACACCGCGGGCCACAGCGGGTTCCTGATCGAGCCGGACGGATTCCTGTTCGTGGCGGACATCGACCTGACGTCGTTCGGCCCGTACTACGGGGACGTCGGCAGCAGCCTGGTGGACTTCGAGGCCTCGATGCGCCGGTGCCGGGAGATCGACGCCCGCTGGTACGGCACGTCCCACCAGAAGGGCGTGATCGAGGGCCCCGCGGAGTTCCGGCGCCGGCTCGACGCCTTCACCGACGTGGTGGAGCAGCGGGACGCGACACTCCTCGCGTTCCTCGGCGAGCCGCGGACCGTCGAGGAGATCGTCGAGCACCGGCTGGTCTACCGGGCCCATGTCGAAGGACCGCAGGTGGGGCCGGTGGAGAGAAGGACGGCCGAGCAGCATCTGGACCGGTTGACGCGCCGGGGCATGGTCACGGAGGCGGAGGAGGGACGGTTCCGCGCGACGTGA
- a CDS encoding PP2C family protein-serine/threonine phosphatase — MAWGTRIARPFQSVTGALVAAVVIAVALTVIDVLIAMQVRTGPSLDGGRAENATRGIGRLFAVVHESEESRHTDLGASATAPLPDAYADRALAVADTITHDTDAIGLASEGTALHSALSTWVVNPAAGIQPVLSTADRLVAALDARKARARHQAETAQNTLFALHCVFVATLLLLLGLMVWAVWRRIVRPLADLEARLGSTTAEIATRPSGRRAHGWLGGVWGEAERTLLLLKQSRHRATQADHALRTDAATSLGLRRILAAQHSPGPDVDAHGEMTAAEGVIAGDFFDTLALDDGSTALVQGDVAGHGVAAGLLAVQTKSAVLSALRLSLDPRIAAAAAWSMLAAEDERFTTLVIAVLDPRRRTLRWLNAGHEIARLRRADGTVEALAPTGPVIGPFVLVPDGTWSVTTTTLSPGDLVLVATDGLTEARDADGVMLGEQTVTRLLGAAGPEPKEAVRRLHLAVQQHGADWERDDITVLAATLTTPPAV, encoded by the coding sequence GTGGCCTGGGGAACCCGTATCGCCCGCCCCTTCCAGTCCGTCACGGGCGCGCTGGTCGCCGCTGTCGTCATCGCCGTGGCACTGACGGTCATCGACGTCCTGATCGCCATGCAGGTCCGCACCGGGCCGTCGCTCGACGGCGGCCGGGCCGAGAACGCCACCCGGGGCATCGGCCGGCTGTTCGCCGTCGTCCACGAGAGCGAGGAGAGCCGGCACACGGACCTCGGAGCGTCGGCCACCGCGCCGTTACCCGACGCGTACGCGGACCGGGCTCTCGCGGTCGCGGACACGATCACCCACGACACCGACGCCATCGGCCTGGCGTCCGAGGGCACCGCCCTGCACTCCGCCCTCAGCACCTGGGTCGTCAACCCCGCCGCGGGGATCCAGCCCGTCCTCTCCACGGCGGACCGACTCGTCGCCGCCCTCGACGCCCGCAAGGCGCGGGCCCGCCACCAGGCCGAGACCGCGCAGAACACGCTGTTCGCGCTCCACTGCGTCTTCGTCGCCACCCTGCTCCTGCTGCTCGGCCTCATGGTGTGGGCGGTGTGGCGCAGGATCGTCCGTCCGCTCGCCGACCTGGAGGCGCGCCTCGGCAGCACCACCGCCGAGATCGCGACCCGGCCCTCCGGCCGCCGCGCCCACGGCTGGCTCGGCGGGGTGTGGGGCGAGGCGGAACGCACCCTGCTCCTGCTGAAACAGTCGCGCCACCGAGCCACCCAGGCCGACCATGCCCTGCGCACCGACGCCGCGACCTCCCTCGGCCTGCGCCGGATCCTCGCCGCTCAGCACAGCCCCGGCCCGGACGTGGACGCACACGGCGAGATGACCGCTGCGGAAGGCGTGATCGCGGGCGACTTCTTCGACACCCTCGCCCTGGACGACGGCAGCACCGCCCTCGTCCAGGGCGACGTGGCCGGTCACGGCGTCGCAGCCGGACTGCTCGCCGTCCAGACCAAGAGCGCCGTCCTGTCCGCGCTCCGCCTCAGCCTCGACCCCAGGATCGCCGCCGCGGCCGCCTGGTCCATGCTGGCCGCGGAGGACGAGCGGTTCACCACGCTGGTCATCGCCGTACTCGACCCCCGGCGCAGGACGCTCCGATGGCTCAACGCCGGGCACGAGATCGCCCGCCTGCGCCGGGCCGACGGCACCGTCGAGGCCCTCGCGCCGACCGGGCCGGTGATCGGCCCCTTCGTCCTGGTCCCCGACGGCACCTGGTCCGTCACCACGACCACCCTGTCACCGGGCGATCTCGTCCTGGTCGCCACGGACGGTCTGACCGAGGCCCGCGACGCCGACGGCGTCATGCTCGGCGAGCAGACCGTCACCCGACTCCTGGGTGCCGCCGGCCCGGAGCCGAAGGAGGCGGTCCGTCGGCTGCACCTCGCGGTCCAGCAGCACGGAGCCGACTGGGAGCGCGACGACATCACCGTCCTCGCGGCCACCCTCACCACCCCGCCGGCCGTGTGA